The genome window CCAGCCGCAGGTCGGGGTTGAGCCGCTCGCAGACCTTCTCGATCGTCTCGGTGAGCAGCGCCACCCCGCGCAGCGCAAAGAACTCGCACTCCAGCGGCACGATCACGCTGTGCGCGGCGGTCAGCGCGTTGACCGTCAGCAGGCCCAGCGAGGGCTGGCAGTCGATGATGACGAAGTCGTAGTCCGGCAGCAGCGGCTTGAGCGCGCGGGCCAGCGCGGACTCCCGGGCCACCTCGCTGACCAGCTGCACCTCGGCGGCCGACAGGTCGATGTTGGAGGGCAGCAGGTCCATGCCGGGCACGGCGGTCTTCAGCAGCACCTCATCGGCCGTCAGGCCCCGCTCCATCAGCAGGTTGTAGACCGTGACGTCGAGCTCCATCGGGTTGACGCCCAGACCCACCGAGAGCGCGCCCTGCGGGTCGAAGTCGACCAGCAGGACCCGGCGGCCGTACTCGGCCAGCGCGGCGCCCAGGTTGATGGTGGAGGTCGTCTTGCCGACGCCGCCCTTCTGGTTGCACATCGCGATGATCTGCGCGGGGCCGTGCTCGGCCAGCGGCGCGGGGATCGGGAAGTACGGCTGCGGGCGGCCGGTGGGGCCGATCCGCTCGCGGCGCTGCCGGGCCGCGTCGGGGGCCAGGGTGGCGGCGTACTCCGGGTCGGGTTCGTACTCCGCGTCCGGGTCGTCGTAGGAGCCGTAGGCGAAGTCGCTGTAGCCGAGCTGCTGGGCCGACAGGTCGGCTTCGTAGACGTGGGTGTGCGCGGCGGCCTGCCGGGCCTCGAAGGTCCGGACGGCGACGGTGCCGATCTCCTCGGCGCCTACGGTGGAACGGGCGGCCCCGGTGTCGTCGGTCGGCTGTCCGGAGCCGTGCTCCGCCAGACCAGGCTGACCACCCCCGGGAGCAAATGTCGACTCATTCACAAGTCGTCTTACCTCCTTGGGCATCCAGGGCATTATGTCGATTCGTCAGCCTGACACCATGCCGACGGTTTGCGACTCTAGGCCGTTCCGGGCGTTCGCAGCAACACAATCCACGGTAGTGGAGTCGATGTGTCGGCCATCCGACCGGGTTCTGTCAAGAGGTGGGTGACCCGACTCACGGTGGATTGACGCACGCCGAGGCCCCCGACCGGCTGCTGCCGATCGGGGGCCTGCGACGGGTGCGCGCAGCACTGGGAGCTGACGCGCGCGGAGCTGAGGGCTCGTCAGGCGAGCACGTTCTCCAGGGAGACGGACGGCAGGCCGAAGGCCTCGGCGACCGCCGGGAAGGTGATCTGGCCCTCGTGCACGTTGAGGCCCTTGGCCAGCGCGGCATCCCGGCGCAGCGCCTCCTTCCAGCCCCGGTTCGCCAGCTCGACCACGTAGGGCAGGGTGGCGTTGGTCAGCGCGTAGGTGGAGGTGTTCGGCACCGCACCCGGCATGTTGGCCACGCAGTAGAAGACCGAGTTGTGGACCTGGAAGGTCGGCTCGGCGTGCGTAGTGGGGTGCGAGTCCTCGAAGCAGCCGCCCTGGTCGATCGCGATGTCGACCAGCACCGAGCCCGGCTTCATCCGGGAGACCAGCTCGTTGGTGACCAGCTTGGGGGCCTTGGCGCCCGGGATCAGCACGGCGCCGATCACCAGGTCGGCCTCGATGACGGCCTTCTCCAGCTCGAAGGAGTTGGACATGATGGCCTTGATCTTGGTGCCGAAGATCTTGTCGGCCTCGCGCAGCTTGTTGATGTCGCGGTCCAGCAGGGTCACCTCGTAGCCCATGCCGATCGCGATGGTGGCCGCGTGCCAGCCGGAGACGCCGCCGCCGATGACCACGGCCTTGGCCGGGTGGGTGCCGGGCACGCCGCCCGGCAGGACGCCGCGGCCGCCGGCCGGGCGCATCAGGTGGTAGGAGCCGACCTGCGGGGCCAGCCGGCCCGCGACCTCGGACATCGGGGCGAGCAGCGGCAGCGCGCCGTTGGCGGTCTGCACGGTCTCGTAGGCGATCGCGGTGGTGCCGGAGGCGACCAGCGCGTCGGTGCCGGCCCGGTCGGCCGCCAGGTGCAGGTAGGTGAAGAGGGTCTGGCCCTTGCGCAGGCGGTGGTACTCCTGCGCGATCGGCTCCTTGACCTTGAGCAGCAGGTCGGCGGTGGCCCACACCTCGTCGGCGGTGCCGAGGATGGTGGCACCGGCGGCCACGTACTCCTCGTTCGGGATCGAGGAGCCGATGCCGGCACCGTCCTCGATGTAGACCTCGTGGCCGTTGCGGACCAGCTCATGCACGCCGGCGGGCGTGATGGCCACGCGGTACTCGTGGTTCTTGACCTCGCGGGGGATGCCGACCTTGGTCACGGTTAAACACGTCCCTCTTGCCATGGGAGCCCCGACCGGAAGGAAGACCGGCGGGGGGCCGCACGGGCATGCCTCCGGCAAGGGCACGGCCCGGCCGGGGCACGCTTCACTGCGCGACCAATGTCGAGTGTAATGAAGGACAGCGCATCCGTCAGCCTTCCAATCTGAATAAATCTCTTGAGCTCATTGGCAGATTCGTAGGCTTCCCATCGGATCTTCCTGGCAAACTCTGGCAGATCGGGCAAATCTCCCATAGTGCACAAGGGTCACGGGAGGAGCTTCGCAGGTCAGGCCCGGTCGACGGGGCGGGGCCGACCGGTTCGCCCCCGGCTCAGGACGCCGACAGCCGGTTCAGCGCCCGGCCGACCGCGCCGGCCCCGCGTTCGTCGCCGAGCCGGCGCAGCAGGCCGAGCGCCGAGCGGTACTCCCGGACCGCCTCGTCGAACCGCCGCTGGGCGGCGTGCGCCTCGGCCAGCCGGGTCAGCAGCCTGGCCTGGCCGGCCCCGTCGCCGAGCCCCTGGCGCAGCGCCAGCGCCCGCCCGTAGGCGTCGGCGGCGCGCACCGCCTCACCGAGCGCCCTCCTGCACTCCCCCACACCTTCGAGCGCGCGTGCCGCCGCGGCGTCGTCCCGCGGCTGCCGGGTGTGCGCCACCGCCGCCTGGTAGTGCTCCGCCGCCACCGCCCACTCACCGGCCGCGGCCCGCAGGTCCCCCAGGTTGAGCAGCGCGGCCGCGGCCCGGCGCGGCGCGCCCTGGCGCTCGGCCAGCGCCAGCACCAGCGCGTGCAGCCGGTGCGCCTCACCCGCCGGCAGCCCGTGCTCGGCGGCCAGCGGCAGGGTCCGCAGCAGGGCGCCGACCAGCCGCCCCACCGATCCGTCCAGGTCCGCCCGGGCCAGCGCCTGCTCGGCGGCGGCCAGCAGCCACTCGCACTCCTCGGCCAGCCAGCGCCGGGCGTGCTCCGCGCTGCGCAACCGCAGCGGCCCGGGCAGCGGGTCGGGCGCCGGCACCGCCGGGTCGAGCAGCGCCCGCGCCGAGTCGGTGAGCCGGATCAGCCGCTCCAGCAGCCGGGCCCGGGCCAACTGCACGGCGGCCGGGCGGTCGTGCTCCTCGCGCAACGCCAGCAGCCGGGCGAAGTGCCGCCCGGGCAGCCGGTAGCGGGCGGTGCCGTCGGCCGCCGGATCGGCCTGGTCCAGCAGCTCCTGCTCGGCCAGCGCGTGCAGGACGGCGACCGCCTCGGGGGCCGGGCAGCCGGCCAGCGCGGAGGCCGTGCGCGGATCGACCCGGCCGCCGGGGGCCAGGGTGAGCATCCGCAGCATCCGGGCCTGCGCCACCGGCAGCGCGCGGTAGCGCAGCAGCAGTGCGGCGGCCAGCGGATCGGCCGCCCCCTCGACCGCGCGCAGCGCCACCGCCGCCTCCGGCACCGCCGCCTTGGGGTGCGCCCGCAGCCAGCCGGCCATCAGCCGCAGCGGGGCCGGCCGCTCGGCGCAGGCCTCGCCGAGTTCGGCGGCGGCCACCGGGTCGCAGCCGATCCGGGTGCCGCCGACCAGCGCGGTGAGCAGCTCGACAGCGGCCGCCTCGTCCAGCCCGCGCAGGATCACCGGGTCCACCGGGAAGCGGTCGGCCAGCGCGGTGAGCGGGCCCGCCGAGACCGCGAGCACCAGGCAGCGCGGCTCCTCGGGCAGCAGCGGGGCCAGGTGCTCGGCGTCCGGCACGTCGTCCAGCAGCAGCAGGGTGTCCCGGCCGGTGAGCGCGGCGCGCAGTTCGGCGCAGGCCGGGTCGGCCGCCCCGGGCCCGGCCGGCGGCAGCGCCCGGGTGCTCCGGCCGAGCAGGGCGAGCAGCCGGCGGGCCACCGCGCCGGGGGCGTGCGGGGTGCCGTCGGGGTCGGCGAGGTGGGCGGTCAGCAGCTGCCGGCCGCCCAGTTCGGTGCGGGCGAACCGCCGGGCCAGCGCGGTGCGGCCGGCGCCGGGCCGGCCGACCACCAGCAGCACCCGGCAGCCGCGGCCGGTCGCGGGGGCGCGCAGCTGGGCGGTGAGTGCGGCGAGTTCCGCGCTCCGCCCGGCGAACGGTTCGGGCCCGGCCCCCTGCACGGGGGCAGGCCGAGCGTCCATCGTCGCCGTCTTCCTCGCCACCAGTGCCACTCCCGACCCAGTCGCCAGCTTCCCGTGTGCGAAGCGTAGTTCGCGGCGGGCCGGGTGCCGAGGGGACACCGGTATGACCAGGTGTCGAATCACCCGCCCGGCGGCGGGCGGCCGCTACGCGCCGAACGGGCGGGCCGGCCAGGGCGCGTCGGCCGGGCGCAGCCCGTCGGGGCCGGCGCCGGCCAGCGCGGCGCTCAGCGCCAGCACGCCGCTGACCAGGGTGGGGTTGTGCAGCTCGCCGGCCAGCACCAGCTCGACCAGTTCGGCCAGCGGCACCCGGGCGGTCTCGATCTCCAGCTCCTCGCCGTGCGCGTCGAACCGCTCGCCCTCGGCCTCGCCCAGTTCGGTGGCCAGGAAGATCCGCACCGCCTCGTCGCTGCCGCCGGGCGAGGTGTAGAAGTCCACCAGCACCCGCCAGTGGCCCGCCTTGCAGTAGGCCTCCTCGAAGAGCTCGCGCTGCGCGGCGTGCAGCGGGTTCTCGCCCGGCACGTCGAGCACGCCGGCCGGCAGCTCCCACAGCCGCTGGCGCACCGGGTGCCGGTACTGGCGCACCAGCAGCACCCGGCGCTCCTCGTCCAGCGCCAGCACGGCCACCGAGCCGGGGTGGGTCTGGTAGTCCCGGCGGGCGTAGGAGCCGTCCGGCATCCGCACCTCGTCCGAGCTGACCCCGGTGAGCCGCCCCTGGAACGGCCGCTCGGCGGACCGCACCTCCCACTCTTCCGCCACGTCCTTGACCATGTGTCAGCTCTCCCCTTCTCGTCAGTACGACACAATCTAACGCCGAACGGCGGCCGCCCGGGGTACCGGGCAGCCGCCGTTCGATGAACACGCGGTCCTACTGGGCGTCGGTCTTGATCTTGATGGCCGCCGCCACCAGACCCGCGAAGAGCGGGTGCGGGCGGGTCGGGCGCGACTTCAGCTCCGGGTGCGCCTGGGTGGCGACCAGGTAGGGGTGCACCTCGCGCGGGTACTCGACGTACTCCACCAGGTCGCCCTTGGGCGAGAGGCCG of Kitasatospora viridis contains these proteins:
- a CDS encoding ParA family protein, with translation MNESTFAPGGGQPGLAEHGSGQPTDDTGAARSTVGAEEIGTVAVRTFEARQAAAHTHVYEADLSAQQLGYSDFAYGSYDDPDAEYEPDPEYAATLAPDAARQRRERIGPTGRPQPYFPIPAPLAEHGPAQIIAMCNQKGGVGKTTSTINLGAALAEYGRRVLLVDFDPQGALSVGLGVNPMELDVTVYNLLMERGLTADEVLLKTAVPGMDLLPSNIDLSAAEVQLVSEVARESALARALKPLLPDYDFVIIDCQPSLGLLTVNALTAAHSVIVPLECEFFALRGVALLTETIEKVCERLNPDLRLDGILATMYDSRTVHSREVLARVVEAFGEHVFHTVIGRTVRFPETTVAGEPITTYATNSVGAAAYRQLAREVLDRCRPVE
- the ald gene encoding alanine dehydrogenase encodes the protein MTKVGIPREVKNHEYRVAITPAGVHELVRNGHEVYIEDGAGIGSSIPNEEYVAAGATILGTADEVWATADLLLKVKEPIAQEYHRLRKGQTLFTYLHLAADRAGTDALVASGTTAIAYETVQTANGALPLLAPMSEVAGRLAPQVGSYHLMRPAGGRGVLPGGVPGTHPAKAVVIGGGVSGWHAATIAIGMGYEVTLLDRDINKLREADKIFGTKIKAIMSNSFELEKAVIEADLVIGAVLIPGAKAPKLVTNELVSRMKPGSVLVDIAIDQGGCFEDSHPTTHAEPTFQVHNSVFYCVANMPGAVPNTSTYALTNATLPYVVELANRGWKEALRRDAALAKGLNVHEGQITFPAVAEAFGLPSVSLENVLA
- a CDS encoding tetratricopeptide repeat protein: MDARPAPVQGAGPEPFAGRSAELAALTAQLRAPATGRGCRVLLVVGRPGAGRTALARRFARTELGGRQLLTAHLADPDGTPHAPGAVARRLLALLGRSTRALPPAGPGAADPACAELRAALTGRDTLLLLDDVPDAEHLAPLLPEEPRCLVLAVSAGPLTALADRFPVDPVILRGLDEAAAVELLTALVGGTRIGCDPVAAAELGEACAERPAPLRLMAGWLRAHPKAAVPEAAVALRAVEGAADPLAAALLLRYRALPVAQARMLRMLTLAPGGRVDPRTASALAGCPAPEAVAVLHALAEQELLDQADPAADGTARYRLPGRHFARLLALREEHDRPAAVQLARARLLERLIRLTDSARALLDPAVPAPDPLPGPLRLRSAEHARRWLAEECEWLLAAAEQALARADLDGSVGRLVGALLRTLPLAAEHGLPAGEAHRLHALVLALAERQGAPRRAAAALLNLGDLRAAAGEWAVAAEHYQAAVAHTRQPRDDAAAARALEGVGECRRALGEAVRAADAYGRALALRQGLGDGAGQARLLTRLAEAHAAQRRFDEAVREYRSALGLLRRLGDERGAGAVGRALNRLSAS
- a CDS encoding NUDIX domain-containing protein; its protein translation is MVKDVAEEWEVRSAERPFQGRLTGVSSDEVRMPDGSYARRDYQTHPGSVAVLALDEERRVLLVRQYRHPVRQRLWELPAGVLDVPGENPLHAAQRELFEEAYCKAGHWRVLVDFYTSPGGSDEAVRIFLATELGEAEGERFDAHGEELEIETARVPLAELVELVLAGELHNPTLVSGVLALSAALAGAGPDGLRPADAPWPARPFGA